The following proteins are co-located in the Deinococcus ruber genome:
- a CDS encoding alpha/beta fold hydrolase produces the protein MDEHRIGLQPILRRIWAPTGQLLVCPVPPRSEWRYIYAFVCPESGHSRIWLVPEVSNAAYQAVMAAFATRVAAGADHHILVVEDGAGFHVSADTGLLAGLQRVTLPPYAPELQPAERVWQLTDATVANTCFKPLAALMETLGQQCAWLETQHDLLTHQTLFHWWPLCRNSSESISPRAERLCSGMPPLTRRTFRPALASAVRSDTWRTVPAGRSMFSTIRGVRTHARRYGTGLHAPIVIVPGLGCASWMYRRLAHLLAASHTVWLYDPPGHGLSAGHLHNANHPDQLTEHLAQWVEATALQGTALLGHSLGAEVVIQLAARFPHLSGPLIACAPTGIPENPAIHLQVGHLLQDLPRERPGFWPWCVSAYVRAGPLRFYQLARSIRSQTVLPLLALVHVPVLILTGSEDRVVDAQTVSNLMGRFGHVTAVQVQGAPHALTDRNAAEICGRTQQFLSAVAQR, from the coding sequence ATGGACGAACATCGGATCGGCCTGCAGCCAATCCTGCGGCGGATATGGGCACCGACTGGACAGCTGCTGGTGTGCCCGGTGCCTCCTCGCTCTGAATGGCGGTACATCTACGCCTTCGTGTGTCCTGAAAGCGGCCACAGCCGCATTTGGTTGGTGCCTGAGGTCAGCAACGCCGCGTACCAAGCGGTGATGGCGGCCTTTGCCACCCGTGTCGCTGCGGGGGCGGATCACCACATCCTGGTCGTGGAAGATGGGGCGGGCTTCCATGTTTCTGCCGACACCGGTCTCCTCGCTGGCCTTCAGCGCGTCACCTTGCCGCCCTACGCGCCCGAACTTCAACCCGCTGAACGTGTATGGCAGTTGACGGATGCCACCGTCGCGAACACCTGTTTCAAGCCCCTAGCCGCCCTGATGGAGACGCTTGGGCAGCAGTGCGCCTGGCTCGAAACCCAACATGACCTGTTGACCCATCAGACGCTCTTCCATTGGTGGCCTTTATGCAGGAATTCATCGGAATCCATATCACCACGTGCAGAGCGGCTATGCTCTGGCATGCCGCCCTTGACCCGCCGCACATTTCGCCCAGCGTTGGCCAGTGCCGTCCGTTCAGACACCTGGCGAACGGTCCCGGCAGGCCGCTCGATGTTCTCAACGATCCGCGGGGTACGCACCCATGCCCGGCGCTACGGGACGGGGCTTCACGCCCCGATCGTGATCGTGCCGGGGCTCGGCTGCGCGTCGTGGATGTACCGCCGCCTCGCCCATCTCCTCGCAGCGTCCCACACGGTGTGGCTCTATGATCCTCCCGGCCACGGTCTGTCGGCCGGGCACCTCCACAACGCCAACCATCCCGACCAGTTGACGGAGCACCTGGCGCAGTGGGTGGAGGCCACTGCCCTGCAGGGCACTGCCCTGCTGGGGCATTCCCTGGGTGCGGAGGTGGTGATCCAGCTGGCCGCTCGGTTTCCTCACCTGTCGGGCCCGCTGATTGCGTGTGCACCCACTGGGATTCCGGAGAATCCGGCGATTCATCTGCAAGTCGGGCATCTGCTGCAGGATCTGCCACGGGAACGCCCAGGCTTCTGGCCGTGGTGCGTGTCGGCGTATGTCCGGGCTGGGCCGTTGAGGTTCTATCAGCTGGCCCGGTCGATTCGTTCGCAGACGGTGCTTCCGTTGCTGGCCTTGGTGCATGTTCCCGTGCTGATCCTGACGGGTTCGGAAGATCGTGTGGTGGATGCTCAGACCGTCAGCAACCTGATGGGGAGGTTCGGGCATGTGACGGCGGTGCAGGTGCAGGGCGCGCCGCATGCACTCACTGATCGGAATGCCGCGGAGATCTGCGGGCGGACGCAGCAGTTTCTCTCCGCCGTTGCCCAGCGCTAG
- a CDS encoding winged helix-turn-helix domain-containing protein, whose protein sequence is MLTPEEQQGLAARLHRDVQQQIVWAGKQVQDWMLQTSGKQVSVSRTYEFMRAAGFSPQNPRPRQINGDEAVKEAFKSKR, encoded by the coding sequence GTGTTGACGCCTGAGGAGCAGCAAGGTCTTGCTGCTCGTCTCCACCGTGATGTTCAGCAGCAGATCGTGTGGGCGGGTAAACAGGTGCAGGACTGGATGCTGCAGACCTCCGGCAAACAGGTGTCTGTATCGCGGACGTACGAATTCATGCGCGCGGCTGGCTTCTCACCTCAGAACCCTCGTCCCAGGCAGATCAACGGTGATGAAGCCGTCAAAGAAGCGTTCAAATCAAAACGCTGA